Part of the Natrialbaceae archaeon AArc-T1-2 genome, TCTCCTTCGATGCGGTCGATGCGAGCCGGGTCGTTGTCGACCACGACCACGTCGTGGCCCTCTTCGCCCAGAATGCGTACCGTTCGGGCACCGACCCGGCCGTACCCCACGATAACGAACTTCATGGGGTGTGGGTACGCTTTCCTGGCTGAAATACGTTGTCTCGACGGAACGAGACAGGTGCCGATCGCGTACGGCCGTCGTCGCCTGTCGTCGGCGACAACCGGGAGAGCAATACGTTTCGGCTCCCGAACGGTACGTATGCTCGAGACCGAACGAGCGCTCGAGGTCGGCCCGAGGTGTCGTGAATCGGTACTCGTCGGCGTCGTCGACGTCGGGTTGCTCGCCGGATTGATCCTCTTCGGACAGCTTAGCCACGGATTGAACCCGATCGCGGAACCGATCGGCGCGCTCGAGACGATACTGCCGTTTCTGATCGGCTGGATCATCGCCGCGCCGCTTGCGGGCGTCTACGCCCAGGCGGCGCTCGCTTCGCCCTGGCTCGGCGCGCGCGTGACCGCAGTCGGGTGGCTCGCCGCTGCGAACGTCGGCTTCGTCCTGCGATCCTCGCCGGCGTTCGAGGGCGGGATCGCCTGGGCGTTTCCGCTCGTGATGTCCGGGTTCGGCCTGATCGTCCTCGTCGGCTGGCGAATCGGGTACGCAACTGCCGCCGGCGACTGATCCGATCGTTCGGCCCGTGTTCGACGGTAGCTGCCGCATCATATCCGTCCCATAAGTTATGAAGATAAATTTTCTGTGATTTGAATAATTGAGGAGCAGAATATCTACTCATTACTAGAAGCCCTTATATACAAATGGCCCATAGTATGAGATGGATTATGACTGGATACTACGACATCATTCTCGGACTTATCCCGGTCGCACTGCTCGGCGTTACCGCTGCCTTGACCGTCGTGGGCATCTCGCTGACCAGTGCCGTCTCGCTCGGCGCGCTCGTCGCGGTCGCTCTCGTCGGTCACGCGATGTTCGTCAACGCTCCCGTCGACGGTCGCGACCAGCCTCGCCCGTCGCCAGTCAACGCCGACTAGATTTCTGTCCCACTCGGTTTTTTCACCGTTTCGGTCGTCGGTCCAGCCATGACAGACGCGCTCTTTCTCACGAGCGACGACGTCACCGGACTCGCACCACCAGCAGCGTACGTCGACGCCGTCCGCGAGGGCTATCGCCAGCGCGGCGAGGGCGCTCCCGCCGAACCGCGGACGACGCTTTCCCGGACCGATCCCGAGGGAATGCTCACGACCTACGTCGCCGTTCTTCCCGAGACCGGAGCGATGGGCGGATACACCTACGCCTCCGGCTTCGGAGCCGAAGACGCCTGGTTCGTGACGCCGCTTTTCGACGCCGACACCGGCGAACCGCTCGCGCTGATAGACGGCGCGAGTATGAACCCGTTCAAGACCGGGGCCGCCGGAGCCGTCGCTGTCGACGCCCTCGCCCGCGAGGACGCCGAGGCGCTCGGCGTAATCGGCACCGGACCGCAGGCCCGCGGCCAGCTGGCTACGACCGCCACCGTCCGTGGCCTCTCTGCGGTCCGCGTCTATTCGCCGACGCCAGAACACCGGGAGGACTTCGCTGCGGAGTTCGACGACCGTCTCGAGGCCGACGTGACCGCCGTCTCCTCGAGCACCGACGCCGTCGCCGGTGCGGACGTGGTGATCACGGCGACGACGGCGAGCGATCCCGTCGTCGACGGCGACGACCTCGATCCCGGGACTCACGTCACGGCGATGGGCCAGTACGATCCCGACAACCGGGAACTCGATACGACGACGATCGAGCGGGCGACGTACGTCCCCGATCTGCGAGCGCGAGTGACCCAGGACGCGGGGTCGTTTCTGGCCGCGCTCGAGGCTGGCGTCGTCACCGAGGACGACGTCCACGCCGAACTGGGAGCGGTCGTCGCCGGGAACGAACCCGGCCGCACGAGCGACGATGAGATCACGGTCTTCGACAGCGGCGGCACCGGCATCGAGACGACCGCGGCCGCGTACATGCTGTACGAACGCGCCCGCGAGGAGGGTATCGGGACGACGGTTTCGATCGCGCCGGCGAGCGAGGCGCTGACGGGACGGCAGTGACGATCGGCGAACGCAACCACTACGGTGGTACACTCTGAACTCGAGGTATGCCCTCGATCGGACGTCTGCTCTCCTCGCTGGTCGCAAGCGCGATCGCGATCGCCGTGATGGCCGTCTTCGCGACGGTCGTCTTCGCCGTGACGATCTTCGTCGTCTCGACGGGTGCGAACCTGGCGGGCTACTCCCCGAGCGCTGACTACGTCGTGCTCTCGTCGGCGCTGATCGTCGTCG contains:
- a CDS encoding DUF3054 domain-containing protein; translation: MLETERALEVGPRCRESVLVGVVDVGLLAGLILFGQLSHGLNPIAEPIGALETILPFLIGWIIAAPLAGVYAQAALASPWLGARVTAVGWLAAANVGFVLRSSPAFEGGIAWAFPLVMSGFGLIVLVGWRIGYATAAGD
- a CDS encoding ornithine cyclodeaminase family protein translates to MTDALFLTSDDVTGLAPPAAYVDAVREGYRQRGEGAPAEPRTTLSRTDPEGMLTTYVAVLPETGAMGGYTYASGFGAEDAWFVTPLFDADTGEPLALIDGASMNPFKTGAAGAVAVDALAREDAEALGVIGTGPQARGQLATTATVRGLSAVRVYSPTPEHREDFAAEFDDRLEADVTAVSSSTDAVAGADVVITATTASDPVVDGDDLDPGTHVTAMGQYDPDNRELDTTTIERATYVPDLRARVTQDAGSFLAALEAGVVTEDDVHAELGAVVAGNEPGRTSDDEITVFDSGGTGIETTAAAYMLYERAREEGIGTTVSIAPASEALTGRQ